The Planococcus liqunii genome includes a region encoding these proteins:
- a CDS encoding DUF4129 domain-containing transglutaminase family protein yields the protein MTSIRKNSWFMAGLYILVFFLLAEWLTPVMTLTATAYKPLFLIFIAMALGMSLLKVSWWISGPLKLLYVLWFIVYVYTGEVFFTGEAIAFVWQDLKINLAALFSQNWANTTDVFRTLLFFTLLWMAVYLIHYWVSFRLSIFLFYLLTVVFIAVLDTFSPYTGNTAIIRIMVIGLLLAGLLHLARWTERHRIELSSEKIAAAIIPLFIMIAGSTAVALYLPKSGPIWPDPVPYITSFSSGAGSGPGGTVGRIGYGVNDSQLGGSFIGDSSPVFKAEVVSGQYWKVESKDIYTTKGWELTENIGDSFLYENGDFIATDFTPGDPEMQEIALLSMDQDFPFVLYPYGTESVVMDENLDYQYNTADQRIETYQQGDVFEPEVYEITFSEPTFSLTALRETAPEDLAELPAEFDRYRQLPAELPQRVRDLAEEITASSTTIYDKARDIERYFSNAGFEYSQQDIPVPDEDQDYVDQFLFDTKKGYCDNFSTSMVVLLRSLDIPARWVKGFNEGEIVETKDDTDIYQITNNNAHSWVEAYMPGVGWMLFEPTIGFTGSSAVDFDIEVDAAEEDEAAMPDRPEPPLPEELEDEAVSDPNAGPSFWSRFQAFLDENSRKIGWGAIALGVLAAIFYKFRHKWLPRVLIPYYRLRSGDTATFEKAYLRLLKQLELYGIKRSEGQTLRAYASYIDTFFGTKDMTRLTNAYEQSIYGGRKDSIEWRELQESWENLIKQTIG from the coding sequence ATGACTTCCATAAGGAAAAATAGTTGGTTTATGGCAGGGCTCTACATTCTTGTCTTTTTCCTGCTGGCCGAATGGCTGACGCCGGTAATGACTTTAACGGCTACTGCCTATAAACCATTGTTTCTGATTTTTATTGCAATGGCGCTTGGAATGTCTTTATTAAAAGTCTCCTGGTGGATTTCCGGGCCGTTGAAATTGCTGTATGTTTTATGGTTTATCGTTTACGTGTATACCGGTGAAGTGTTTTTCACCGGTGAAGCCATCGCATTTGTCTGGCAAGACTTAAAAATCAATTTAGCTGCTCTTTTTTCTCAAAACTGGGCGAACACGACCGATGTTTTTCGCACGCTTTTATTTTTCACGCTGTTATGGATGGCTGTTTACTTGATTCATTACTGGGTGAGCTTCCGTTTGAGCATCTTCCTGTTTTACTTGTTGACGGTGGTTTTTATTGCGGTACTGGATACGTTCAGCCCTTATACAGGGAATACGGCCATTATCCGCATTATGGTCATTGGCTTATTGTTGGCCGGTCTTCTGCATTTAGCAAGATGGACAGAGCGTCACCGAATAGAACTGAGCAGCGAAAAAATTGCAGCGGCAATCATTCCGTTGTTTATCATGATTGCCGGTTCTACGGCAGTGGCGCTTTACTTGCCGAAATCCGGTCCTATCTGGCCAGATCCTGTTCCGTATATTACGTCTTTTTCAAGCGGAGCGGGAAGCGGGCCGGGCGGTACAGTTGGAAGAATCGGCTACGGAGTGAACGATTCGCAGCTGGGCGGTTCGTTCATCGGCGACAGCTCCCCGGTATTTAAAGCGGAAGTTGTCAGCGGGCAATACTGGAAAGTGGAGTCAAAAGACATTTATACGACAAAAGGCTGGGAACTGACGGAGAATATCGGCGACTCTTTCCTGTATGAAAACGGCGACTTTATTGCGACTGATTTCACGCCGGGAGACCCGGAAATGCAAGAAATCGCGCTCTTGTCGATGGATCAGGATTTCCCGTTCGTGTTGTATCCGTATGGGACTGAATCGGTTGTGATGGATGAAAATTTGGATTACCAGTACAATACGGCAGACCAGCGAATTGAAACCTATCAGCAAGGCGATGTTTTTGAACCGGAAGTTTACGAGATCACGTTCAGTGAGCCAACTTTCAGTTTAACGGCATTGCGTGAAACTGCCCCGGAAGATTTGGCGGAGCTGCCGGCGGAATTTGACCGTTATCGCCAGTTGCCGGCCGAATTGCCGCAGCGCGTTCGGGATTTGGCAGAAGAAATAACAGCCAGTTCGACTACAATCTACGATAAAGCCCGAGACATCGAGAGGTACTTCAGCAATGCCGGTTTTGAATACAGCCAGCAGGATATTCCGGTGCCGGATGAAGACCAGGATTACGTCGACCAATTTTTATTCGATACGAAAAAAGGGTATTGTGATAATTTTTCCACGTCTATGGTTGTCCTGCTGCGTTCCCTGGATATTCCGGCCCGGTGGGTAAAAGGGTTTAACGAAGGGGAAATCGTAGAGACGAAAGATGATACCGATATTTACCAAATCACCAATAACAACGCCCATTCCTGGGTAGAGGCTTACATGCCGGGAGTCGGCTGGATGCTGTTTGAACCGACCATCGGGTTTACGGGTTCTTCTGCCGTCGATTTTGATATAGAAGTCGATGCCGCCGAGGAAGATGAAGCGGCTATGCCCGACCGTCCGGAACCTCCGCTGCCTGAAGAACTGGAAGATGAAGCAGTTTCAGATCCGAATGCCGGTCCATCTTTCTGGAGCCGCTTCCAAGCGTTCCTTGATGAAAACAGCAGAAAAATCGGTTGGGGGGCAATTGCCCTTGGTGTACTGGCAGCGATTTTCTATAAGTTCCGTCATAAATGGCTGCCTCGTGTCTTAATTCCTTATTACCGACTGCGCAGCGGCGATACCGCCACATTCGAAAAAGCTTATCTGCGGCTTTTGAAACAATTGGAGTTATATGGGATAAAAAGAAGCGAGGGGCAGACCTTAAGAGCCTATGCTTCCTATATAGACACATTTTTTGGAACAAAAGATATGACCCGCCTAACCAATGCTTATGAGCAGTCAATCTACGGCGGGCGTAAGGATTCCATTGAATGGCGGGAGTTGCAGGAAAGTTGGGAAAATTTAATCAAACAGACAATCGGTTGA
- a CDS encoding DUF58 domain-containing protein — translation MNKAKEFMNLWGRLLFVLGLLLLTFSFAMFQGGFVSWFIFYMALPFALYSVLLTFYPLSDIELSRDIHTAQVRKGSSFSATIHMRRKLRFPLLYTVLTEKTHSPALKKQTPGMHQKMFVPGFRKNYSWTYEIEHMPRGEHVLEGVQIEIADFFGWVRKSRLVPLQQKVLVYPNTVDIVYRPMESKYDHGSMAAPFTLVKDTTMATGIRDYHPGDRVSWIHWKSFARTQTMRTKEFEDRQSQDLFLMDDRRPSEKFEIQVELVASILKSLVRSNSSVSYLSIGETHNHFPVIQTEEHLHRIMYHLTKVQPDLEKPAEDAGGRELQKIQASSLLYVTSHLTMEMVKAIQRNVKHLNTCMCLVVTHKGEPASPQEEAAHQFARSKGFTVKRVSPDNFSSVFTEVNGK, via the coding sequence ATGAATAAAGCGAAAGAATTTATGAATTTATGGGGGAGGCTGCTTTTTGTCCTGGGCCTCCTTTTGCTGACATTTTCGTTTGCCATGTTCCAAGGCGGATTTGTCAGCTGGTTCATTTTTTATATGGCTTTGCCTTTTGCCTTATATTCCGTTTTGTTGACATTTTACCCTCTAAGCGATATTGAATTATCCCGTGATATCCATACCGCTCAAGTGCGAAAAGGAAGCAGTTTTTCAGCAACCATTCATATGCGCAGAAAACTCCGCTTTCCTTTGCTGTATACGGTCCTTACTGAAAAGACCCATTCTCCCGCTTTAAAAAAACAAACGCCCGGCATGCATCAGAAAATGTTTGTTCCCGGATTCCGGAAAAATTATTCATGGACATATGAGATTGAACATATGCCGCGCGGAGAACATGTTTTGGAAGGCGTTCAAATTGAAATCGCCGATTTCTTCGGCTGGGTCCGTAAAAGCAGATTGGTGCCGCTTCAGCAAAAAGTGCTCGTCTATCCTAATACCGTAGACATTGTTTATCGGCCGATGGAGTCCAAATACGATCACGGCTCGATGGCTGCGCCGTTTACACTGGTCAAGGATACGACCATGGCTACCGGCATCCGGGATTACCATCCGGGAGACCGGGTTTCGTGGATCCACTGGAAGTCATTTGCCCGGACACAGACAATGCGCACAAAGGAATTTGAAGACCGCCAGTCCCAGGACCTGTTTTTGATGGATGACCGACGGCCTTCAGAGAAATTTGAAATTCAAGTGGAATTGGTGGCTTCTATTCTTAAATCGCTTGTACGTTCCAATTCAAGTGTGTCTTACTTATCGATTGGCGAAACCCACAATCATTTTCCGGTCATCCAGACCGAAGAACATCTGCATCGGATCATGTACCATTTAACAAAGGTCCAGCCTGATCTGGAGAAACCTGCGGAAGATGCAGGGGGGCGTGAGCTCCAGAAAATCCAGGCCTCAAGCCTTTTGTATGTGACCAGCCATTTAACCATGGAAATGGTGAAAGCCATTCAGCGAAATGTGAAGCATTTAAATACGTGTATGTGTTTGGTTGTCACTCATAAAGGAGAACCGGCTTCTCCCCAGGAAGAAGCTGCCCATCAATTTGCCCGTTCAAAAGGTTTTACTGTAAAGCGTGTCAGTCCGGATAATTTTTCATCGGTATTTACGGAGGTGAACGGCAAATGA
- a CDS encoding NCS2 family permease, whose protein sequence is MRKYFQFEELGTNYRREIIGGLTTFLAMAYILVVNPLTLTLSSVPDLPAEMYMDYGSVFMATALAAAIGCLMMGIIAKYPIALAPGMGLNAFFAYTVILTYGIPWQTALTGVLFSGLIFIVLSLSGLRERIINAIPNDLKLAVGAGIGLYITFIGLQNSGIIVANEATMVGLGDLTVPSTLLAIFGMVVTVVLMVRRVKGGIFFGMIIAAVIGMIFKVVELPSAIVDFNVPSMAPTFGVALDPILHDFGSLMNIEFLVIVLTFLFVDFFDTAGTLVAVATQARLIKDDKLPRAGRALLADAVATVSGAIFGTSTTTSYIESSAGVAAGARSGFAAVVTGLLFLISILFYPLLEVITSAVTAPALIIVGVLMVSALGRIDWSKFEIAVPAFLTMISMPLGYSIATGIAIGFIFYPITMVTAGKAKQVHPIMYGLFVIFILYFIFIA, encoded by the coding sequence ATGAGAAAGTATTTTCAGTTCGAGGAACTGGGAACTAATTACCGCCGAGAAATTATCGGGGGCTTAACCACCTTTTTAGCGATGGCTTATATTTTAGTCGTCAATCCGCTCACGCTGACATTAAGTTCCGTGCCGGACCTGCCTGCTGAAATGTATATGGATTATGGATCTGTATTTATGGCGACGGCTCTTGCTGCAGCTATCGGATGTTTGATGATGGGGATCATCGCCAAGTATCCGATTGCACTTGCGCCGGGTATGGGATTAAATGCATTCTTTGCTTATACCGTTATCTTGACATACGGCATTCCGTGGCAAACTGCTTTGACAGGCGTTTTATTTTCCGGACTCATCTTCATCGTTCTTTCTTTGTCGGGGCTTCGTGAACGGATTATTAATGCGATTCCGAACGACTTGAAACTGGCAGTCGGAGCGGGGATTGGGCTTTACATTACATTTATTGGACTTCAAAATTCCGGCATCATTGTAGCAAATGAAGCGACGATGGTCGGCCTTGGTGATTTAACAGTACCATCTACGTTGCTTGCGATTTTTGGAATGGTAGTAACCGTTGTTCTGATGGTGCGCCGCGTCAAAGGCGGAATTTTCTTCGGGATGATCATTGCTGCTGTAATTGGAATGATTTTTAAAGTAGTGGAATTGCCAAGCGCTATTGTAGACTTTAACGTTCCGAGCATGGCTCCGACATTCGGTGTAGCGCTGGATCCGATTCTTCATGATTTTGGTTCACTCATGAACATTGAATTCCTTGTCATCGTTCTAACTTTCTTGTTTGTAGACTTCTTCGATACGGCAGGGACATTGGTTGCTGTCGCAACTCAAGCGCGCTTGATAAAAGACGATAAACTTCCGCGTGCAGGGAGGGCCCTTCTTGCTGATGCCGTTGCTACTGTCAGCGGCGCGATCTTCGGAACATCAACGACGACTTCTTACATTGAGTCGAGTGCCGGTGTTGCTGCGGGGGCGCGTTCAGGATTTGCAGCCGTCGTCACTGGCTTGCTTTTCTTAATTTCCATTCTGTTCTATCCGCTGCTGGAAGTGATCACGAGCGCGGTAACGGCCCCAGCATTGATCATTGTTGGTGTCCTGATGGTTTCGGCTTTAGGAAGAATCGATTGGTCGAAATTCGAAATTGCCGTTCCTGCATTCTTGACGATGATTTCGATGCCGCTTGGCTATAGCATCGCAACAGGAATCGCCATCGGATTTATTTTCTATCCGATCACAATGGTTACGGCAGGCAAGGCCAAGCAAGTTCACCCGATCATGTACGGACTGTTTGTCATTTTCATTCTCTATTTTATCTTCATTGCTTAA
- the guaA gene encoding glutamine-hydrolyzing GMP synthase: MLKEQKKIVVLDFGSQYNQLITRRIREIGVYSELHPHTITAEEIKEMNATGIIFSGGPNSVYDKNAFSVDDAIFEMGLPILGICYGMQLMALHLNGKVEKAQNREYGKAELKLTKESTLFKGLPEEQIVWMSHGDLVTAAPPGFDVIGTSASCPIASMADESRGFYGVQFHPEVRHSIYGNELLRQFVFDVCGMTDDWSMENYIELEIEKIREEVGDKKVLCALSGGVDSSVVAVLIHKAIGDQLTCMFVDHGLLRKGEAESVMKTFADGFHMNVIKIDARDRFMNKLAGVTDPEQKRKIIGNEFIYVFDDEASKLEGMDFLAQGTLYTDIIESGTTTAQTIKSHHNVGGLPEDMQFKLIEPLNTLFKDEVRVLGAELGMPDEIVWRQPFPGPGLGIRIMGAVTEEKLEIVRESDWILRDEISKAGLDRDIWQYFTVLPDIRSVGVMGDARTYDYAIGIRAVTSIDGMTSDWARIPWDVLEKISVRLVNEVSHINRVLYDITSKPPATIEWE; the protein is encoded by the coding sequence ATGTTAAAAGAGCAAAAGAAAATTGTGGTTTTGGATTTTGGAAGCCAGTATAACCAATTGATTACACGGCGTATTCGTGAAATCGGTGTTTACAGTGAATTGCATCCGCATACCATTACTGCAGAAGAAATCAAAGAAATGAACGCAACAGGCATTATTTTTTCAGGCGGCCCTAATTCGGTTTATGACAAGAATGCTTTTTCTGTAGACGATGCGATTTTTGAAATGGGTCTTCCGATTTTAGGGATCTGCTACGGCATGCAATTGATGGCGTTGCATTTAAATGGCAAAGTTGAAAAAGCCCAAAACCGTGAATACGGGAAAGCTGAACTGAAATTGACCAAAGAAAGCACCTTGTTTAAAGGCTTGCCAGAAGAACAGATTGTCTGGATGAGCCACGGGGATCTGGTAACTGCAGCGCCTCCTGGATTTGATGTAATCGGCACGAGCGCAAGCTGCCCAATTGCTTCGATGGCAGATGAGTCACGCGGTTTCTACGGTGTTCAATTCCACCCGGAAGTCCGCCACTCGATTTACGGCAATGAGTTGCTGCGTCAATTCGTATTCGATGTTTGCGGCATGACCGATGACTGGTCAATGGAAAATTACATTGAACTGGAAATTGAAAAAATCCGTGAAGAAGTCGGCGACAAAAAAGTTCTTTGCGCACTCAGCGGCGGCGTAGATTCTTCCGTAGTGGCCGTCTTGATCCACAAAGCAATCGGCGACCAATTGACTTGTATGTTCGTTGACCACGGCTTGCTTCGCAAAGGAGAAGCTGAAAGCGTCATGAAAACTTTTGCTGACGGCTTCCATATGAATGTCATTAAAATCGACGCACGCGACCGTTTCATGAACAAACTTGCCGGAGTAACCGATCCGGAACAAAAACGGAAAATCATCGGCAACGAATTCATTTATGTATTCGATGACGAAGCTTCTAAACTGGAAGGCATGGACTTCCTGGCACAAGGTACGCTGTATACTGATATTATCGAAAGTGGTACGACTACTGCTCAAACAATTAAATCGCACCACAATGTCGGCGGTCTTCCGGAAGACATGCAGTTTAAATTGATTGAACCATTAAATACCTTATTCAAAGATGAAGTGCGTGTGCTTGGCGCTGAACTTGGCATGCCGGATGAAATCGTTTGGCGTCAGCCGTTCCCAGGGCCGGGCCTTGGCATTCGCATCATGGGCGCTGTAACGGAAGAGAAACTGGAAATCGTCCGTGAATCCGACTGGATTTTGCGTGATGAAATCAGTAAAGCTGGACTTGACCGGGACATCTGGCAGTACTTCACGGTTCTTCCGGACATCCGCAGTGTCGGCGTTATGGGCGATGCCCGTACGTACGATTACGCAATCGGCATCCGCGCTGTCACTTCAATTGACGGCATGACATCTGACTGGGCACGCATCCCGTGGGATGTATTGGAGAAAATCAGTGTCCGCTTGGTCAACGAAGTGTCGCATATCAACCGTGTGCTCTATGACATTACGAGCAAGCCACCTGCAACTATTGAGTGGGAATAA